The following DNA comes from Enterocloster bolteae.
ATTCTTAGGACATAAAACAAGACCTATAGTTCCTATGACAAGAAATATATAGTATATTGTAATATCTTTAGGAGTAAGAATATTTAAACGGCCTTTTACCAATCTGCCTTTTATCCATCCCATTAAATAAAGAATATTCATAACTACTAATAATATAAATAAAATATACCTGATATTCTGTACTCTGCCTGCCGCTTCCATATTTTGTCCCAATCCACCAGTTGCATATAATGTAGGTGTAAAGCTGGATGCAAAAAGACAAAATGAAGCTGATAGAAATACAAGCGGAAAGCGGCAGTACCTTTCAATCCCATTATTTTTCATTACCACATCCCACAAAAAAGGAATTAGAAACAGCAACGCAAATATCAAATACAGATTTGTCCATTCATTTATGAATTGAATTCCGTATCTAAACGAAAAATATATAGATTGAATAACTCCTTTTTGTTGTCCAGCAAAGGATGCCGACCGAATAGCATTTCCAGGTGCTATCATGCTTATGCCAAAACCAATTATTAACACCAAAAATGGCAGAACTAATATTCTTCCACTTTTTAGATGCTTATAAAATATGATTATTAAAATCATTACACTTACTTCCACTGCCAATAAGGTACCTACATAGTTTCCCCCACCAACTAAAGCACTAAGAACACACGTCAGAATGACACGCCTTACTCTTTTGGCTTTTATAATCCCTTCTTGACAGGATAATTGAACCCATATCCCTACCATATATAATAATAAAGAAAAAAAACCCAGATAGTATAGCGAACCATTAAACCAGTAAAATGCCTGTACAGGATCAGGAACGCATTGTATTATCAAAAACAGAACAATCATACTGATTATGTACCAATCATACCTCTCTCCATCTAGAAGGTCAATTATAACCACCTTAAAGAAAAACAGAACACTGCTTATAAGAAGAAAGAGCATAAGATATGTGGTTAAAATATAATAAGAATCACCAAATATACCTGGCTGAATTGCCATAAAAAATATGCCCGCATATGTGCCCTGCCAGTCAAAATAGCTACTTTTAGCTTGCTCAACTGCAGCCAATATTATCT
Coding sequences within:
- a CDS encoding DUF6056 family protein, whose translation is MKNKKTRFYATICIGLVFVFSIIPLLVLAQYNHGWADDYSYGFRAYSVWKQTHSVRQIILAAVEQAKSSYFDWQGTYAGIFFMAIQPGIFGDSYYILTTYLMLFLLISSVLFFFKVVIIDLLDGERYDWYIISMIVLFLIIQCVPDPVQAFYWFNGSLYYLGFFSLLLYMVGIWVQLSCQEGIIKAKRVRRVILTCVLSALVGGGNYVGTLLAVEVSVMILIIIFYKHLKSGRILVLPFLVLIIGFGISMIAPGNAIRSASFAGQQKGVIQSIYFSFRYGIQFINEWTNLYLIFALLFLIPFLWDVVMKNNGIERYCRFPLVFLSASFCLFASSFTPTLYATGGLGQNMEAAGRVQNIRYILFILLVVMNILYLMGWIKGRLVKGRLNILTPKDITIYYIFLVIGTIGLVLCPKNFNELTSVSAIYSYYSGELEDYIEETDNRRELLEGDESIVVLKPYKARPRLLYYYNDIQSDEHDWKNEIIAKWYEKEIVYLEE